In Daphnia magna isolate NIES linkage group LG5, ASM2063170v1.1, whole genome shotgun sequence, a single genomic region encodes these proteins:
- the LOC116932013 gene encoding uncharacterized protein LOC116932013 produces the protein MTPTGDMIGLQRAEALQQRDTRSDPQDFTFSHQQRSSQCSPTRDRSDYQRAQFRRMYRYGLSLLLVGALCNWIGFAQHYFAPVRYLGVGCVVAGALCICIALCRWLTIRDRCGDPSTNQDTSCSAEPNIHVIAVPVQNGDSFHQQQQGNILTKPPDYETAVGCKPPSYDEAVRISPAAFLHPYSCSVSVTLPDSGVRVIHTNSQLSSRPSSPAINTGTSRNDGV, from the exons ATGACACCAACTGGCGATATGATTGGCTTACAACGAGCTGAAGCTCTCCAACAAAGAGACACGCGATCTGATCCTCAAGATTTTACCTTCAGTCATCAGCAAAGATCTAGCCAATGTTCCCCAACGAGAGATCGTTCAGACTATCAACGAGCACAGTTTCGAAGAATGTACCGTTACGGACTGTCACTGTTGCTCGTAGGAGCCCTTTGCAACTGGATTGGATTCGCTCAACATTATTTCGCCCCAGTTCGATATTTAGGCGTCGGATGTGTCGTTGCTGGTGCCCTTTGCATCTGCATTGCGCTTTGCCGTTGGCTAACTATACGTGATAGATGCGGTGATCCATCCACCAATCAG GATACATCATGTAGCGCAGAACCCAATATTCATGTCATAGCCGTCCCAGTTCAAAATGGCGACTCATTCCACCAGCAACAGCAAGGGAATATTCTCACCAAACCACCAGACTACGAAACTGCTGTTGGATGTAAACCTCCATCTTACGACGAGGCTGTCAGAATCTCCCCAGCTGCCTTTTTACATCCATACTCATGTTCGGTATCAGTTACTTTGCCTGATTCGGGAGTGCGTGTCATCCATACCAACAGCCAACTTTCCAGTCGACCGTCTTCCCCGGCGATCAATACTGGCACTTCCCGGAACGATGGTGTATAA
- the LOC116932014 gene encoding ADP-ribosylation factor-like protein 4C, with product MGANMGKTNGGSLLENLTLPSTHPTLHIVMLGLDSAGKTTALYRLKFDQYVNTVPTIGFNCEKIRALSGKAKGTQFLVWDVGGQEKLRPLWKSYTRCTDAIVFVVDSVDVERMEEAKMELMRTAKSPDNSQVPILILANKQDLPGARDPKEIEKHLGLHELGTGHLYHVQPACAITGEGLDDGLDILYEMIHKRKKHSKMTRNKNKIPTK from the exons ATGGGAGCCAATATGGGCAAAACGAACGGTGGCTCCCTGCTGGAAAATCTGACATTGCCTTCGACTCACCCAACTCTGCACATCGTCATGCTCGGTTTAGACAGCGCCGGCAAGACGACGGCTCTCTACCGGCTTAAGTTCGATCAATACGTCAACACG GTTCCAACGATCGGCTTCAATTGCGAAAAAATCCGAGCCTTGTCTGGCAAAGCCAAGGGTACTCAGTTTCTAGTCTGGGATGTAG GTGGGCAAGAGAAATTACGACCTTTATGGAAGTCCTACACCCGTTGTACAG ATGCGATCGTTTTCGTGGTGGACAGCGTCGATGTCGAGCGAATGGAAGAAGCTAAAATGGAATTGATGCGAACAGCCAAAAGCCCGGACAATAGTCAAGTGCCCATTTTGATCCTGGCCAATAAACAGGACTTACCTGGAGCTCGAGATCCGAAGGAAATCGAAAAACATCTCGGACTTCACGAACTGGGTACCGGTCACCTGTACCACGTCCAACCTGCGTGCGCCATTACGGGCGAAGGACTTGACGATGGATTGGACATCCTCTACGAAATGATTCACAAGCGCAAGAAACACTCGAAAATGAcgcgaaataaaaataaaatacccaCCAAATAA
- the LOC116933246 gene encoding zinc finger protein 668 isoform X1, translated as MMNYPVWPDSAGVAGYSRTLLGQSGGGMRSSLAPPPPPPPPAAAGSGTVAGDEGGSNTNKCNPPKYNVTNGTDPSIQRSANHHSSSSSAGGSSSSAARLNNGDDCGNGGSNGGGARGHQLPSADKYAPLSSFTDDDSLLKVATHFLSGGNGQGRHYMPIARDYSTLGYPSGVSVSTTGSYCNPGQQQQQQQQQQQQQQQQQQAALERPGGSTRNPHSSDGPGAGSRISSASSSDNGGANAAGGAGQPNPLLSPCSVMEEASSPGSTTSQLSYLGALQSPANSGLTPLGFPAPYLLTKDGAGLAAAAAAAAAHAAQQVGHVAHGGHGVHGHGSGGHGSGIGGPKQKKEPKPGSDVRSFGCQVCGRGFKQKATLAQHERTHTDERPFDCPDCHKRFRQQSHLVQHLRIHSDERPYGCTYCEKAFRQKAILNQHIRIHTGEKPYVCPQCTKCFRQKAILNQHIRTHSGKRPYSCPDAKCKKKFVDQASMEKHFKKHIEDDQQQLLAEARGGPMRSGNAGGRNNAKGLLRVKLNNSDRPTTTFSRVLAPGAGGISTQDRATSPFPINMMTRPGQNNNNAASGAPTPAGTASASPERMADTPAASRIELAAHEGSSQQAPPTYLTHHGHHHHHQAAAAAAAASNPASGPYHFVPFPHRPYHYDLLSLGSMGQSMYGGGGSNNKMADQHAAKYRSDALGETSHNQMGGHMDKECVPNNNMATNYTVNGSVQKDSVP; from the exons ATGATGAATTATCCAGTATGGCCGGATTCGGCCGGGGTGGCCGGCTACTCTCGGACATTGCTGGGCCAAAGCGGAGGCGGAATGCGGTCGTCATTGGCCCCGCCGCCACCGCCTCCGCCTCCAGCAGCAGCCGGCAGTGGGACCGTAGCTGGAGACGAAGGAGGGAGCAACACAAACAAATGCAACCCGCCGAAATATAACGTCACCAACGGAACAGACCCGAGCATTCAACGTTCAGCCAATCACCATTCATCTTCTTCCTCAGCCGGCGGATCGTCGTCGTCGGCGGCCCGTTTGAATAATGGAGACGATTGTGGCAACGGCGGTAGTAACGGCGGAGGAGCTCGAGGCCATCAGCTCCCCTCGGCGGACAAATACGCCCCGCTGTCTTCCTTCACCGACGATGACAGTCTCCTCAAG GTGGCGACACATTTTCTGAGCGGAGGAAACGGCCAGGGACGACACTACATGCCTATTGCTCGCGATTACTCTACGCTGGGCTACCCTTCGGGCGTTTCCGTCAGTACGACCGGCTCCTATTGTAATCCCggccaacagcagcagcaacaacaacagcaacaacagcagcaacagcagcagcagcaagcGGCTTTAGAAAGACCTGGGGGTTCGACACGCAATCCTCATTCTTCAGATGGGCCAGGAGCCGGAAGCCGGATATCTTCAGCGTCTAGTTCGGATAATGGGGGAGCGAATGCAGCCGGCGGGGCGGGCCAACCCAACCCGTTACTTTCTCCGTGCAGCGTAATGGAAGAAGCCTCCAGTCCTGGATCGACTACTAGCCAATTATCCTATTTGGGCGCCCTACAGAGTCCGGCTAATTCCGGATTGACGCCACTCGGCTTCCCCGCTCCGTACCTTTTGACGAAAGATGGAGCTGGATTAGCCGCTGCGGCTGCAGCCGCCGCCGCGCACGCTGCCCAGCAGGTCGGACACGTCGCGCACGGTGGACACGGAGTTCACGGGCATGGTAGTGGTGGACACGGTAGCGGCATTGGCGGACCTAAACAGAAGAAAGAACCTAAACCGGGCAGTGATGTACGTTCATTTGGATGTCAG GTCTGTGGGCGTGGATTCAAACAAAAGGCGACATTGGCCCAACATGAACGGACTCATACGGACGAACGACCGTTTGATTGTCCCGATTGCCACAAACGCTTCCGACAGCAGTCTCATTTAGTGCAGCATTTACGGATCCATTCGGATGAGCGACCCTATGGATGCACCTATTGTGAAAAG GCGTTCCGTCAGAAGGCGATACTCAACCAGCATATCCGGATTCATACAGGAGAGAAGCCGTACGTTTGTCCACAGTGTACTAAATGCTTCCGGCAAAAAGCCATACTTAATCAGCACATCCGGACGCATTCGGGCAAACGTCCGTATTCTTGCCCGGACGCcaaatgcaaaaagaaattcgTCGATCAGGCATCGATGgagaaacatttcaaaaagcATATCGAGGACGACCAGCAGCAATTGCTGGCCGAGGCACGTGGAGGACCGATGAGGTCCGGCAACGCCGGTGGACGTAACAATGCCAAAGGATTGTTGCGAGTGAAATTGAACAATTCCGACCGGCCGACGACGACGTTTAGCCGCGTGTTGGCGCCTGGCGCCGGCGGGATCTCGACTCAGGACCGGGCCACATCTCCCTTCCCTATCAACATGATGACCCGTCCTGGACAAAACAATAACAATGCTGCGTCGGGTGCTCCTACCCCGGCTGGCACTGCATCCGCTTCTCCTGAACGGATGGCCGATACGCCGGCTGCCAGCCGGATTGAACTTGCTGCTCACGAAGGCTCATCTCAACAAGCACCGCCCACTTACCTGACTCATCACGGGcatcatcaccaccaccaGGCGGCTGCCGCTGCGGCAGCTGCTAGTAATCCAGCTTCCGGACCCTATCATTTTGTACCGTTCCCTCACCGACCTTATCACTACGATCTGCTGAGTCTTGGCTCCATGGGCCAATCCATGTACGGCGGAGGAGGTAGCAATAACAAGATGGCCGATCAGCATGCAGCCAAATACCGATCGGATGCTTTGG GGGAAACGTCTCACAATCAAATGGGTGGACATATGGACAAGGAGTGCGTccccaacaacaacatggcAACCAACTACACGGTGAATGGAAGCGTCCAGAAAGACAGCGTCCCGTGA
- the LOC116923998 gene encoding transmembrane protein 184B has protein sequence MTTSFNATTRDWNETTIPAVYDTTIASSDVDYNSSILPNTSSTASPHHHDSIWLMSASAQGIAGVFVWAAVFITCHQIYQYLRFYTHPSEQRWIVRILFIVPIYALTSWFSLLFFHKNSYYVYFDTFRDCYEAFVIYNFLSLCYEYLGGEGNIMSEIRGKPIRSSWFYCTCCLSGRQYSIEFLRFCKQATLQFCAVKPCMAFVTVILQSQGLYSDGDWSPQSGYLYITIINNVSITLALYALFLFFFATKDLLSPYDPVLKFAIIKSIIFLCFWQGVLLAVLETLEIISPIYGPDGSPSTNAGTVSAGYQNFLVCIEMGFAAIALRYAFPVTVYAQNCATDSRGRTVTMQSISSSLKETVNPKDIMTDAFHNFHPQYQQYTQYSASGSVSRGAGGRPSRNGTFDTDESGPAIHRTTPTLHPAPSTSNAIASPSVPVNSGGAATSSFSTTIAAPNATTSSATAAHSSTSSAPAQSGNGGPVGVPPSRLAYTEKTMLLSSDDEFQ, from the exons ATGACAACAAGCTTTAATGCTACCACGAGAGACTGGAATGAGACTACAATTCCTGCAGTGTATGATACCACAATAGCTTCTAGTGATGTTGACTACAATTCTAGTATCTTGCCGAACACATCTTCTACTGCATCACCCCATCATCACGATTCCATTTGGTTGATGTCTGCCTCGGCTCAAGGAATAGCGGGAGTGTTTGTCTGGGCAGCTGTGTTTATTACTTGCCATCAG ATTTACCAGTATCTGAGGTTTTACACCCACCCTTCGGAGCAGCGTTGGATAGTCAGAATCCTCTTCATTGTCCCCATTTACGCCCTCACTTCttggttttctcttctcttcttccaCAAAAACAGCTATTATGTCTACTTTGACACATTCCGCGATTGCTACGAAGCTTTCGTTATCTACAATTTCTTGAGCCTCTGCTACGAGTATTTAGGTGGGGAAGGCAATATTATGAGCGAAATTAGAGGCAAACCCATCAG GTCGAGCTGGTTCTACTGCACCTGCTGTCTGTCGGGTCGGCAATATTCGATTgaatttcttcgtttttgcAAACAGGCCACACTTCAATTTTGCGCTGTCAAACCTTGCATGGCTTTTGTAACTGTTATTTTGCAATCACAAGGCCTCTATTCCGACGGTGATTGGAG CCCCCAGTCCGGCTATCTGTACATCACGATCATCAACAACGTCTCCATCACATTGGCTCTCTACGCgctcttcctcttcttctttgctaCCAAAGATCTGCTCTCACCCTACGATCCAGTTCTCAAATTTGCCATCATCAAatccatcatttttttgtgCTTCTGGCAAG GTGTATTGCTGGCCGTGCTGGAAACGTTGGAAATTATCTCTCCGATCTATGGCCCCGACGGCAGTCCATCAACCAATGCTGGAACCGTTTCGGCTGGCTACCAAAATTTCTTG GTTTGCATTGAAATGGGTTTCGCTGCCATAGCCTTGCGCTACGCTTTCCCCGTTACGGTTTACGCCCAGAATTGCGCTACCGATTCGCGCGGGCGCACAGTCACCATGCAAAGTATCTCGAGCAGCTTAAAG GAAACGGTCAATCCAAAAGATATCATGACGGATGCATTCCACAATTTTCACCCGCAGTACCAACAGTACACACAATACAGCGCCA GTGGATCGGTATCTCGTGGCGCTGGTGGACGGCCAAGTCGCAATGGAACATTTGACACTGACGAATCGGGTCCTGCCATTCATCGTACGACTCCGACTCTTCATCCGGCACCGTCGACATCAAATGCAATTGCTTCTCCTTCAGTTCCCGTCAATTCAGGTGGTGCTGCTACGTCTTCATTTTCAACTACTATTGCTGCTCCTAATGCAACTACTTCTTCTGCTACTGCTGCTCATTCTTCAACATCGTCAGCTCCCGCCCAGTCAGGCAATGGAGGTCCTGTTGGGGTCCCTCCATCGCGTCTCGCTTATACAGAAAAGACGATGCTTCTCAGCTCTGATGACGAATTCCAGTGA
- the LOC116933246 gene encoding zinc finger protein 628 isoform X2 codes for MMNYPVWPDSAGVAGYSRTLLGQSGGGMRSSLAPPPPPPPPAAAGSGTVAGDEGGSNTNKCNPPKYNVTNGTDPSIQRSANHHSSSSSAGGSSSSAARLNNGDDCGNGGSNGGGARGHQLPSADKYAPLSSFTDDDSLLKVATHFLSGGNGQGRHYMPIARDYSTLGYPSGVSVSTTGSYCNPGQQQQQQQQQQQQQQQQQQAALERPGGSTRNPHSSDGPGAGSRISSASSSDNGGANAAGGAGQPNPLLSPCSVMEEASSPGSTTSQLSYLGALQSPANSGLTPLGFPAPYLLTKDGAGLAAAAAAAAAHAAQQVGHVAHGGHGVHGHGSGGHGSGIGGPKQKKEPKPGSDVCGRGFKQKATLAQHERTHTDERPFDCPDCHKRFRQQSHLVQHLRIHSDERPYGCTYCEKAFRQKAILNQHIRIHTGEKPYVCPQCTKCFRQKAILNQHIRTHSGKRPYSCPDAKCKKKFVDQASMEKHFKKHIEDDQQQLLAEARGGPMRSGNAGGRNNAKGLLRVKLNNSDRPTTTFSRVLAPGAGGISTQDRATSPFPINMMTRPGQNNNNAASGAPTPAGTASASPERMADTPAASRIELAAHEGSSQQAPPTYLTHHGHHHHHQAAAAAAAASNPASGPYHFVPFPHRPYHYDLLSLGSMGQSMYGGGGSNNKMADQHAAKYRSDALGETSHNQMGGHMDKECVPNNNMATNYTVNGSVQKDSVP; via the exons ATGATGAATTATCCAGTATGGCCGGATTCGGCCGGGGTGGCCGGCTACTCTCGGACATTGCTGGGCCAAAGCGGAGGCGGAATGCGGTCGTCATTGGCCCCGCCGCCACCGCCTCCGCCTCCAGCAGCAGCCGGCAGTGGGACCGTAGCTGGAGACGAAGGAGGGAGCAACACAAACAAATGCAACCCGCCGAAATATAACGTCACCAACGGAACAGACCCGAGCATTCAACGTTCAGCCAATCACCATTCATCTTCTTCCTCAGCCGGCGGATCGTCGTCGTCGGCGGCCCGTTTGAATAATGGAGACGATTGTGGCAACGGCGGTAGTAACGGCGGAGGAGCTCGAGGCCATCAGCTCCCCTCGGCGGACAAATACGCCCCGCTGTCTTCCTTCACCGACGATGACAGTCTCCTCAAG GTGGCGACACATTTTCTGAGCGGAGGAAACGGCCAGGGACGACACTACATGCCTATTGCTCGCGATTACTCTACGCTGGGCTACCCTTCGGGCGTTTCCGTCAGTACGACCGGCTCCTATTGTAATCCCggccaacagcagcagcaacaacaacagcaacaacagcagcaacagcagcagcagcaagcGGCTTTAGAAAGACCTGGGGGTTCGACACGCAATCCTCATTCTTCAGATGGGCCAGGAGCCGGAAGCCGGATATCTTCAGCGTCTAGTTCGGATAATGGGGGAGCGAATGCAGCCGGCGGGGCGGGCCAACCCAACCCGTTACTTTCTCCGTGCAGCGTAATGGAAGAAGCCTCCAGTCCTGGATCGACTACTAGCCAATTATCCTATTTGGGCGCCCTACAGAGTCCGGCTAATTCCGGATTGACGCCACTCGGCTTCCCCGCTCCGTACCTTTTGACGAAAGATGGAGCTGGATTAGCCGCTGCGGCTGCAGCCGCCGCCGCGCACGCTGCCCAGCAGGTCGGACACGTCGCGCACGGTGGACACGGAGTTCACGGGCATGGTAGTGGTGGACACGGTAGCGGCATTGGCGGACCTAAACAGAAGAAAGAACCTAAACCGGGCAGTGAT GTCTGTGGGCGTGGATTCAAACAAAAGGCGACATTGGCCCAACATGAACGGACTCATACGGACGAACGACCGTTTGATTGTCCCGATTGCCACAAACGCTTCCGACAGCAGTCTCATTTAGTGCAGCATTTACGGATCCATTCGGATGAGCGACCCTATGGATGCACCTATTGTGAAAAG GCGTTCCGTCAGAAGGCGATACTCAACCAGCATATCCGGATTCATACAGGAGAGAAGCCGTACGTTTGTCCACAGTGTACTAAATGCTTCCGGCAAAAAGCCATACTTAATCAGCACATCCGGACGCATTCGGGCAAACGTCCGTATTCTTGCCCGGACGCcaaatgcaaaaagaaattcgTCGATCAGGCATCGATGgagaaacatttcaaaaagcATATCGAGGACGACCAGCAGCAATTGCTGGCCGAGGCACGTGGAGGACCGATGAGGTCCGGCAACGCCGGTGGACGTAACAATGCCAAAGGATTGTTGCGAGTGAAATTGAACAATTCCGACCGGCCGACGACGACGTTTAGCCGCGTGTTGGCGCCTGGCGCCGGCGGGATCTCGACTCAGGACCGGGCCACATCTCCCTTCCCTATCAACATGATGACCCGTCCTGGACAAAACAATAACAATGCTGCGTCGGGTGCTCCTACCCCGGCTGGCACTGCATCCGCTTCTCCTGAACGGATGGCCGATACGCCGGCTGCCAGCCGGATTGAACTTGCTGCTCACGAAGGCTCATCTCAACAAGCACCGCCCACTTACCTGACTCATCACGGGcatcatcaccaccaccaGGCGGCTGCCGCTGCGGCAGCTGCTAGTAATCCAGCTTCCGGACCCTATCATTTTGTACCGTTCCCTCACCGACCTTATCACTACGATCTGCTGAGTCTTGGCTCCATGGGCCAATCCATGTACGGCGGAGGAGGTAGCAATAACAAGATGGCCGATCAGCATGCAGCCAAATACCGATCGGATGCTTTGG GGGAAACGTCTCACAATCAAATGGGTGGACATATGGACAAGGAGTGCGTccccaacaacaacatggcAACCAACTACACGGTGAATGGAAGCGTCCAGAAAGACAGCGTCCCGTGA
- the LOC116933246 gene encoding zinc finger protein 668 isoform X3, with protein MMNYPVWPDSAGVAGYSRTLLGQSGGGMRSSLAPPPPPPPPAAAGSGTVAGDEGGSNTNKCNPPKYNVTNGTDPSIQRSANHHSSSSSAGGSSSSAARLNNGDDCGNGGSNGGGARGHQLPSADKYAPLSSFTDDDSLLKVATHFLSGGNGQGRHYMPIARDYSTLGYPSGVSVSTTGSYCNPGQQQQQQQQQQQQQQQQQQAALERPGGSTRNPHSSDGPGAGSRISSASSSDNGGANAAGGAGQPNPLLSPCSVMEEASSPGSTTSQLSYLGALQSPANSGLTPLGFPAPYLLTKDGAGLAAAAAAAAAHAAQQVGHVAHGGHGVHGHGSGGHGSGIGGPKQKKEPKPGSDVRSFGCQVCGRGFKQKATLAQHERTHTDERPFDCPDCHKRFRQQSHLVQHLRIHSDERPYGCTYCEKAFRQKAILNQHIRIHTGEKPYVCPQCTKCFRQKAILNQHIRTHSGKRPYSCPDAKCKKKFVDQASMEKHFKKHIEDDQQQLLAEARGGPMRSGNAGGRNNAKGLLRVKLNNSDRPTTTFSRVLAPGAGGISTQDRATSPFPINMMTRPGQNNNNAASGAPTPAGTASASPERMADTPAASRIELAAHEGSSQQAPPTYLTHHGHHHHHQAAAAAAAASNPASGPYHFVPFPHRPYHYDLLSLGSMGQSMYGGGGSNNKMADQHAAKYRSDALGN; from the exons ATGATGAATTATCCAGTATGGCCGGATTCGGCCGGGGTGGCCGGCTACTCTCGGACATTGCTGGGCCAAAGCGGAGGCGGAATGCGGTCGTCATTGGCCCCGCCGCCACCGCCTCCGCCTCCAGCAGCAGCCGGCAGTGGGACCGTAGCTGGAGACGAAGGAGGGAGCAACACAAACAAATGCAACCCGCCGAAATATAACGTCACCAACGGAACAGACCCGAGCATTCAACGTTCAGCCAATCACCATTCATCTTCTTCCTCAGCCGGCGGATCGTCGTCGTCGGCGGCCCGTTTGAATAATGGAGACGATTGTGGCAACGGCGGTAGTAACGGCGGAGGAGCTCGAGGCCATCAGCTCCCCTCGGCGGACAAATACGCCCCGCTGTCTTCCTTCACCGACGATGACAGTCTCCTCAAG GTGGCGACACATTTTCTGAGCGGAGGAAACGGCCAGGGACGACACTACATGCCTATTGCTCGCGATTACTCTACGCTGGGCTACCCTTCGGGCGTTTCCGTCAGTACGACCGGCTCCTATTGTAATCCCggccaacagcagcagcaacaacaacagcaacaacagcagcaacagcagcagcagcaagcGGCTTTAGAAAGACCTGGGGGTTCGACACGCAATCCTCATTCTTCAGATGGGCCAGGAGCCGGAAGCCGGATATCTTCAGCGTCTAGTTCGGATAATGGGGGAGCGAATGCAGCCGGCGGGGCGGGCCAACCCAACCCGTTACTTTCTCCGTGCAGCGTAATGGAAGAAGCCTCCAGTCCTGGATCGACTACTAGCCAATTATCCTATTTGGGCGCCCTACAGAGTCCGGCTAATTCCGGATTGACGCCACTCGGCTTCCCCGCTCCGTACCTTTTGACGAAAGATGGAGCTGGATTAGCCGCTGCGGCTGCAGCCGCCGCCGCGCACGCTGCCCAGCAGGTCGGACACGTCGCGCACGGTGGACACGGAGTTCACGGGCATGGTAGTGGTGGACACGGTAGCGGCATTGGCGGACCTAAACAGAAGAAAGAACCTAAACCGGGCAGTGATGTACGTTCATTTGGATGTCAG GTCTGTGGGCGTGGATTCAAACAAAAGGCGACATTGGCCCAACATGAACGGACTCATACGGACGAACGACCGTTTGATTGTCCCGATTGCCACAAACGCTTCCGACAGCAGTCTCATTTAGTGCAGCATTTACGGATCCATTCGGATGAGCGACCCTATGGATGCACCTATTGTGAAAAG GCGTTCCGTCAGAAGGCGATACTCAACCAGCATATCCGGATTCATACAGGAGAGAAGCCGTACGTTTGTCCACAGTGTACTAAATGCTTCCGGCAAAAAGCCATACTTAATCAGCACATCCGGACGCATTCGGGCAAACGTCCGTATTCTTGCCCGGACGCcaaatgcaaaaagaaattcgTCGATCAGGCATCGATGgagaaacatttcaaaaagcATATCGAGGACGACCAGCAGCAATTGCTGGCCGAGGCACGTGGAGGACCGATGAGGTCCGGCAACGCCGGTGGACGTAACAATGCCAAAGGATTGTTGCGAGTGAAATTGAACAATTCCGACCGGCCGACGACGACGTTTAGCCGCGTGTTGGCGCCTGGCGCCGGCGGGATCTCGACTCAGGACCGGGCCACATCTCCCTTCCCTATCAACATGATGACCCGTCCTGGACAAAACAATAACAATGCTGCGTCGGGTGCTCCTACCCCGGCTGGCACTGCATCCGCTTCTCCTGAACGGATGGCCGATACGCCGGCTGCCAGCCGGATTGAACTTGCTGCTCACGAAGGCTCATCTCAACAAGCACCGCCCACTTACCTGACTCATCACGGGcatcatcaccaccaccaGGCGGCTGCCGCTGCGGCAGCTGCTAGTAATCCAGCTTCCGGACCCTATCATTTTGTACCGTTCCCTCACCGACCTTATCACTACGATCTGCTGAGTCTTGGCTCCATGGGCCAATCCATGTACGGCGGAGGAGGTAGCAATAACAAGATGGCCGATCAGCATGCAGCCAAATACCGATCGGATGCTTTGGGTAACTAA
- the LOC116932012 gene encoding uncharacterized protein LOC116932012 translates to MISSKKLLCNRVLMKSILSKHLGIKSEDTATSTLKKKFNDSALKKWAIVSPLVETKQLTAQLVTGIEVTPIAATWAVLDIHLNEVVDCGTYPLFSEDVKACSAVILDLVHRVKEVIPTSDLFVLEEKLWTKGGIKSNSDMGINLLTFQAMLYTLLNDKFIPDDSLSKVFYIQSKAILKLFKLKVGNERVSSQHIVQRMMRRSNVGYVLDSRWENMGSLEVGSDHYGQLCWNNPEMIKRIWTRDELWRENVSNAILVAHAFTDLCLKEDGNALRLLWKRS, encoded by the exons ATGATTTCATCAAAGAAGCTTTTATGTAATAGAGTATTGATGAAGAGTATTTTATCAAAACATCTGGGGATAAAATCAGAGGATACAGCCACTAGcacattgaaaaagaaatttaatgaTAGTGCCTTGAAGAAATGGGCAATAGTTTCACCCCTCGTTGAAACTAAACAACTT ACAGCACAGTTGGTAACTGGGATTGAAGTAACACCCATAGCTGCAACATGGGCTGTCCTAGACATTCATTTAAATGAGGTAGTTGATTGTGGAACCTATCCACTATTTAGTGAAGATGTTAAAGCCTGCTCAGCTGTTATCCTTGACTTG GTCCACAGAGTCAAAGAAGTGATACCAACGAGTGACTTATTTGTGCTAGAAGAAAAGTTGTGGACTAAAGGAGGTATTAAATCAAATAGCGATATGGGAATCAACCTTTTGACATTTCAG GCAATGTTATACACACTTTTGAATGACAAATTTATTCCTGATGACTCTTTAAGTAAGGTCTTCTACATCCAGTCCAAGGCCATACTGAAACTTTTTAAACTAAAAGTAGGAAATGAAAGGGTGTCTAGTCAACATATTGTTCAAAGAATGATGAGACG GTCGAATGTTGGTTATGTGCTGGACAGTAGATGGGAAAATATGGGTAGTCTAGAAGTCGGTAGTGACCATTACGGCCAACTCTGCTGGAATAATCCAGAAATGATTAAAAGAATCTGGACTAGGGACGAACTTTGGAGAGAAAATGTTTCTAATGCTATCCTTGTCGCGCATGCTTTTACGGACCTCTGTCTGAAAGAAGACGGAAATGCTCTACGTCTTCTATGGAAACGTTCTTAA